From the genome of Winogradskyella forsetii, one region includes:
- a CDS encoding porin family protein: MKNYLLALLLVAFTTVGLSQDITYGVRGALNISNLDFEPDADFDNEHRNGFAFGGFVDFGFSENTSLMLELQWSAEGGKAEELRADYIHLPILLRFSLSDRMILGFGPKIGLKTWKANDLFSTAAFSGVAGLEYMITDEFFVDARLSYGLTNVIDQDLKTLEAKNNVIQFGFGMKL, encoded by the coding sequence ATGAAAAATTATTTACTCGCTTTGTTATTGGTTGCTTTTACAACAGTTGGTCTATCTCAAGACATTACTTATGGTGTAAGGGGTGCACTCAATATATCCAACCTAGATTTTGAACCTGATGCTGATTTTGACAACGAGCACCGAAATGGGTTTGCATTTGGTGGATTTGTAGATTTCGGTTTTTCAGAGAACACATCGTTAATGTTAGAACTACAATGGTCTGCTGAAGGTGGAAAAGCAGAAGAACTTAGAGCTGATTATATTCATTTACCAATTTTATTGAGGTTTTCTTTATCAGATCGTATGATTTTAGGATTCGGACCAAAAATAGGTCTGAAAACTTGGAAGGCCAACGACTTATTTTCAACCGCTGCTTTTTCCGGTGTCGCTGGATTGGAATATATGATTACGGATGAATTCTTTGTAGATGCTCGTCTATCTTATGGACTTACCAATGTGATAGATCAGGATTTGAAAACATTGGAAGCTAAAAACAATGTCATACAATTTGGTTTTGGAATGAAGCTTTAA
- a CDS encoding M28 family peptidase, protein MKNLLLLYSTAFLIVSCGSSSGTKSIKIENIDPEEYASTITSDELKTMLYTYASDKFEGRNTGEKGQKLAVEYLKGQYKSMTVPTPLGDDDYFQEVPLEKHKVAEGNLTINGNDYLNFEDLVVLAAPYSINMSIDDIVYVGFGIDDDNYSDYHNLDVKGKFVLAKAGEPRDADGNFITSGKTDNTKWTNGRQSISSKREAATENGAKGLIFINNEQFSKYAPYYQSQAASGSTGRLSLKSNTDGMIMILANEDLGKEIYASIAKNNTPKLIETAINFDIENKSETIISENVVAYIKGSEKPDEIVVISAHLDHEGIKNGEIYNGADDDGSGTVAILEIAEAFKTAEKAGHGPKRSILFLHVTGEEKGLLGSRHYTDNDPIFPLENTVADLNIDMIGRTDPKRTTGTRNYIYLIGSDKLSTELHYISEEANTKYVNMELDYTFNDDNDPNRFYYRSDHYNFAKHNIPVIFYFNGTHADYHKPTDTPDKIQYDLLETRTRLVFYTAWEVANRAERIVVDKATE, encoded by the coding sequence ATGAAAAATTTATTGCTATTATATAGTACAGCGTTTTTAATCGTAAGTTGTGGAAGCTCTTCTGGAACAAAATCGATTAAAATTGAAAACATTGACCCTGAAGAATATGCTTCAACAATTACTTCCGATGAATTAAAAACGATGCTATACACTTATGCTTCCGATAAATTTGAAGGTAGAAATACAGGTGAAAAAGGACAGAAATTAGCGGTGGAATATTTAAAGGGACAGTATAAATCAATGACAGTACCAACGCCATTAGGTGACGATGATTATTTTCAAGAAGTACCTTTGGAAAAGCATAAAGTCGCTGAAGGTAATTTAACCATAAACGGAAATGACTATTTAAATTTTGAAGACCTTGTGGTTCTTGCAGCTCCCTATAGTATAAACATGTCTATTGACGATATTGTTTACGTGGGCTTTGGTATTGATGACGACAACTATTCAGATTACCACAATTTAGATGTTAAAGGCAAATTTGTGTTAGCTAAAGCTGGAGAGCCCAGAGATGCAGATGGTAATTTTATCACTTCTGGAAAGACAGATAACACCAAATGGACCAATGGTCGTCAATCCATTTCAAGCAAAAGGGAAGCAGCGACCGAAAATGGCGCTAAAGGATTGATCTTTATTAATAACGAGCAATTTTCCAAATATGCACCATATTACCAAAGTCAAGCTGCATCTGGTTCAACGGGTCGTTTAAGTTTGAAAAGCAATACCGACGGAATGATAATGATCTTGGCAAACGAAGATTTAGGAAAAGAGATATATGCCTCAATAGCTAAAAATAACACTCCAAAACTAATAGAAACAGCTATTAATTTTGACATTGAAAACAAATCTGAAACCATTATTTCCGAAAATGTTGTCGCATACATTAAAGGTTCTGAAAAACCAGATGAAATTGTGGTCATCTCAGCACATTTGGACCATGAAGGAATAAAAAATGGCGAAATTTACAATGGAGCAGATGATGACGGTTCTGGTACTGTGGCCATATTGGAGATTGCTGAAGCTTTTAAAACGGCAGAAAAAGCAGGTCATGGTCCAAAACGTTCAATTCTATTTCTTCATGTCACTGGTGAAGAGAAAGGACTTTTAGGGTCTAGGCACTATACAGACAATGATCCTATATTTCCATTGGAAAATACCGTTGCTGATCTCAATATCGATATGATTGGAAGAACAGATCCCAAACGTACCACAGGAACAAGAAATTATATCTACTTAATTGGTAGTGATAAATTGAGTACGGAATTGCACTATATTTCGGAAGAAGCCAATACAAAATATGTAAATATGGAACTGGATTACACCTTTAATGACGACAATGATCCCAACCGTTTTTATTACAGATCTGACCATTATAATTTCGCGAAGCATAATATTCCCGTGATATTCTATTTCAATGGTACACATGCTGATTACCACAAACCAACAGATACACCAGATAAGATTCAATACGATTTATTGGAAACCAGAACGCGTTTAGTATTTTATACGGCTTGGGAAGTTGCGAATAGAGCTGAAAGAATTGTGGTTGACAAAGCCACTGAATAA
- a CDS encoding SixA phosphatase family protein: MKTLILMRHGKSSWRHNVSDRERPLKSRGKNDAKLVANQFVKHNDSPKVIFSSPANRALSTCKIFTKALKIPETEIKVIEDLYDFSGESVIDFIKSLPNSLNEVMIFGHNHAFTSISNIFGDNFIDNLPTSGLVKINFEIDNWKDLKQGTTEFIIIPKELK; the protein is encoded by the coding sequence ATGAAAACACTTATTCTAATGAGACATGGTAAATCGTCCTGGAGGCATAACGTCTCGGACCGAGAAAGACCTTTAAAAAGTAGAGGTAAAAATGACGCTAAATTAGTTGCTAATCAGTTTGTTAAACATAACGACTCTCCTAAAGTTATCTTTTCTAGTCCGGCAAATAGAGCACTTAGTACGTGTAAAATCTTTACTAAAGCCTTAAAAATCCCCGAAACCGAGATTAAGGTCATTGAAGATTTATATGATTTTAGTGGGGAAAGTGTGATCGATTTTATTAAAAGTTTACCAAATAGTTTAAATGAGGTTATGATTTTTGGACACAATCATGCTTTCACATCAATTTCTAATATATTTGGGGACAATTTTATAGATAATCTTCCAACAAGTGGTCTGGTTAAGATCAATTTTGAGATTGATAATTGGAAAGATCTCAAACAAGGAACAACGGAATTTATAATTATTCCAAAGGAATTAAAATAA
- the ppk1 gene encoding polyphosphate kinase 1, with amino-acid sequence MTRDKNIYINRELSWLKFNERVLQEAADKNVPLIERLRFLGIFSNNLDEFFKVRYATVKRIYEAGKGGKSELGGIKAGDLLEEITQIVIEHQSYSLEILDEIDKELEKENIYVINETEIDKDHHEFIMNYFYQEISPALVVIMLNEDVALPELEDISAYLSVTMSSPKSKDQVALIEISSTMDRFIVLPSKGENNYIIMLDNILRYCLDDIFNIFNYESISAHMIKITRDGELDFDSDLSKSFIDKLSESVKDRQSGAPVRFVYDKNIKKSTLQFLLKLMSIDEKESIIPGGRYHNRRDYMSFPSLGRTDLLYDKIKSLPVKGLSLEESIFKTIAQKDYLIYTPYHTFSYIVKFLREAALDPKVKSIKITIYRLAQISHVASSLINAAKNGKKVTVSIELRARFDEAANINYAEQMQDEGIKMLFGVTGLKVHCKMCVIEREENEKLVRYGFISTGNFNESTARIYTDFTLMTSNSKILKDVNKVFDFFEVNYKVNRYKHIITSPHYTKSKIFGLIDNEIVNAKNGKPAYIKLKMNSISSYKMIDKLYEASRAGVKIQMIVRGLCCLVPGIKGMSENIEIISIIDKFLEHTRLYIFSNQNNPKIYISSADWMTRNIDTRVEVSCPIYDEDIKQELQHLYDICWNDNVKARIINDNQDNTYRRNDNPKVRAQFDTYKYYLNNLEG; translated from the coding sequence ATGACAAGAGACAAAAATATTTATATCAACAGAGAGCTAAGTTGGCTAAAATTCAATGAACGTGTATTGCAAGAAGCCGCAGATAAAAATGTTCCTTTAATTGAACGCTTGCGGTTCTTAGGTATTTTCTCCAATAATTTAGATGAATTCTTCAAAGTGAGATATGCTACGGTCAAACGAATTTATGAAGCCGGAAAAGGTGGCAAAAGTGAATTGGGCGGCATAAAAGCTGGCGATCTTTTGGAAGAAATCACTCAAATTGTCATTGAGCATCAAAGTTATAGCTTAGAGATTTTAGATGAAATCGATAAAGAACTGGAAAAAGAAAATATTTATGTCATCAATGAGACTGAAATAGATAAAGATCATCATGAGTTTATTATGAATTATTTTTATCAGGAAATCAGTCCAGCGTTAGTTGTAATCATGCTTAACGAAGATGTGGCCTTACCTGAGCTTGAAGATATTTCGGCATATTTAAGCGTAACGATGTCGAGTCCTAAGAGCAAGGATCAGGTGGCTTTGATAGAAATTTCTTCAACCATGGATCGGTTTATAGTACTTCCAAGTAAAGGAGAGAACAACTATATCATAATGCTAGATAATATCTTAAGATATTGTTTAGATGACATCTTCAATATATTTAATTATGAAAGCATTAGTGCTCATATGATTAAAATAACACGAGATGGTGAATTGGATTTTGACAGCGATCTTAGTAAAAGTTTTATAGACAAACTTTCCGAAAGCGTCAAAGACAGACAAAGTGGTGCGCCAGTGCGTTTTGTTTATGATAAAAATATTAAAAAATCTACGTTACAGTTTCTTTTAAAGCTCATGTCAATAGACGAAAAAGAAAGTATAATTCCAGGAGGCCGTTACCATAACCGAAGGGATTACATGAGTTTTCCGAGTTTGGGAAGAACGGATTTACTTTACGATAAAATTAAGTCACTTCCCGTAAAAGGACTAAGCCTAGAAGAGAGTATTTTTAAAACCATTGCCCAAAAAGACTATTTAATCTATACACCTTATCACACCTTCTCATATATCGTAAAGTTTTTAAGGGAAGCAGCTTTAGATCCAAAAGTTAAATCCATAAAAATCACGATTTATAGACTGGCTCAGATTTCACATGTCGCAAGCTCTTTAATAAATGCGGCCAAAAACGGAAAGAAAGTAACCGTTTCAATTGAACTGAGAGCACGTTTTGATGAAGCTGCAAATATTAACTATGCAGAGCAGATGCAAGATGAAGGAATTAAGATGCTCTTTGGTGTTACGGGTTTAAAGGTGCATTGTAAAATGTGCGTAATTGAGCGCGAAGAAAATGAAAAATTGGTAAGATATGGATTTATAAGTACAGGTAACTTCAATGAATCTACGGCAAGGATATATACGGATTTTACATTGATGACTTCAAATTCAAAAATTCTTAAAGACGTCAATAAAGTCTTCGATTTTTTTGAAGTCAATTACAAAGTCAATAGATATAAGCACATCATTACCTCGCCGCACTACACTAAAAGTAAGATATTTGGCTTAATCGATAATGAAATTGTAAATGCTAAAAACGGAAAACCGGCGTATATAAAACTAAAAATGAATAGCATCAGCAGCTATAAAATGATAGATAAGTTATACGAGGCAAGTAGGGCAGGTGTAAAAATACAAATGATAGTCAGAGGACTTTGTTGCTTAGTGCCAGGAATTAAAGGTATGAGCGAGAATATTGAGATAATAAGCATTATTGATAAATTTTTGGAACATACACGATTATATATATTTTCGAATCAAAACAACCCAAAAATTTATATATCCTCAGCAGATTGGATGACCAGAAATATTGATACTAGAGTAGAAGTGAGTTGCCCAATTTATGATGAAGATATAAAACAGGAATTACAACATTTATATGATATCTGTTGGAATGATAATGTTAAAGCAAGAATCATAAATGACAACCAAGATAATACTTATCGCAGGAACGACAACCCTAAAGTAAGAGCGCAATTTGATACCTATAAGTATTACTTAAATAATTTAGAAGGATAG
- a CDS encoding Ppx/GppA phosphatase family protein — translation MLKIQKYAAIDIGSNAVRLLISNIIELDEEPVVFKKNSLVRVPIRLGADVFLKGEISEYNQERMIDTMKAFSLIIKSHGVTRYKACATSAMREAKNSAPLAEKILETCGINVEIIDGEEEAAIIAATDLQSFINPNKTYLYVDVGGGSTEFSIIHNGEKKQSKSFKIGTVRLLNDIVKNETWQELENWIKENSKPYDKIELIGSGGNINKIFKISGKAIGKPLTYFYLTSYYKMLQNYSYEERITKLNLNQDRADVIIPATRIYLSAMKWSGAKDVYVPKIGLSDGIIKSMYYETVSSVVL, via the coding sequence ATGCTGAAGATACAGAAATATGCAGCTATAGATATAGGTTCAAACGCTGTACGGTTATTAATATCAAATATTATAGAATTAGATGAGGAACCCGTAGTGTTCAAAAAAAACTCATTGGTCCGTGTCCCTATTCGGTTAGGTGCAGATGTTTTTTTAAAAGGAGAAATATCTGAATATAACCAGGAACGAATGATTGACACCATGAAAGCTTTTAGTCTCATAATAAAGTCCCATGGCGTAACTCGTTACAAAGCTTGTGCAACATCGGCAATGAGAGAGGCTAAGAATAGTGCACCCTTAGCTGAAAAAATACTTGAAACCTGTGGTATAAATGTCGAAATTATTGATGGCGAGGAAGAAGCAGCGATTATTGCGGCAACAGATTTACAATCGTTTATCAATCCGAATAAAACATATCTTTATGTGGATGTTGGTGGTGGAAGTACTGAATTTTCCATTATACATAACGGAGAAAAAAAACAATCCAAATCATTTAAAATAGGCACCGTAAGATTGCTTAATGATATTGTTAAGAATGAAACTTGGCAAGAATTAGAAAATTGGATTAAAGAGAATTCCAAGCCATACGATAAAATAGAATTAATAGGTTCTGGTGGTAACATTAATAAGATTTTTAAAATCTCTGGTAAAGCTATTGGCAAACCGTTAACCTATTTTTACTTGACAAGTTATTACAAAATGCTTCAAAATTACTCTTACGAAGAGCGAATAACAAAATTAAACTTAAACCAAGATAGGGCCGATGTTATTATTCCTGCAACACGGATTTATTTGTCAGCCATGAAATGGAGTGGTGCAAAAGATGTCTATGTACCAAAAATAGGACTCTCAGATGGTATTATAAAAAGTATGTATTACGAAACCGTTTCGAGTGTGGTTTTGTAA